A segment of the Sebaldella sp. S0638 genome:
ATTAATTTTATAGATAATTACCTGGACTATTCAGATATAAATTCTGAAAACGGGAAGAGAAGACTTTTATTAAAAGAAGTTGAATTAATGCAATTTACAAATACATATGATGATGATAAAACTGAAATTTGTGAAG
Coding sequences within it:
- a CDS encoding YopX family protein; the protein is MKEIKYRAWDKHSKEMLEIIQINFIDNYLDYSDINSENGKRRLLLKEVELMQFTNTYDDDKTEICE